From Magnolia sinica isolate HGM2019 chromosome 13, MsV1, whole genome shotgun sequence, one genomic window encodes:
- the LOC131223459 gene encoding pentatricopeptide repeat-containing protein At5g48910-like gives MATAVKSIATNPTIPNYRRNKRPDRSRSSSSIISILKICKNMKELQQIHANLIKTSLIHDMSAVNAIIEFSVIHGNLPYALSVFETTPNPTLFAKNFMIRGHAQSEFPLSAITFYVRMLSEGFEFNKFGFSFLIQACLRSQAAEEGKQIHGQILKFGEIDAHLASSIICFYSEIQDLDSAHRAFESDLGSIASWNAMIDGYSKSGDMEMARRLFDEMPQKTLIAWTALITGFVHLGRFIEALEVFETMQRSGFRPDERTLVSVLPSISHLGALSLGKWVHSYAENSGMESSIFLRSALVDMYSKCGSIENALELFEKMGPTKRNVVMWNAMIGGLAMHGHGRDALELFQEMLASGTKPTDVTFVGVLRACSHAGMVDKGLKYFEAMKDLYELEPTTEHYGCMVDLLGRAGRLQEAEGLVRSMSGQPDVVVLKTLLGACRVYGNVDIGERIGRELLELASDDSSCYVLLANLYASVGRWVDAGKVRNLMKERGVKKIAGCSSIELDNVAHEFHAGDMSHPRIKEIYAKVEEMGQRSKVEEGYTPDTSQVLADIDEEEKETALYRHSEKLAIAFGLINTIPGSTIRIVKNLRVCLDCHSVTKLVSKLYDREIIVRDQNRFHHFKNGVCSCNEYW, from the coding sequence ATGGCAACAGCAGTAAAATCAATAGCAACAAACCCCACCATCCCCAATTATCGAAGAAATAAAAGACCAGATCGATCCAGGAGCAGCAGTAGCATCATATCCATACTCAAGATCTGTAAGAACATGAAAGAACTCCAGCAGATCCATGCCAATCTCATCAAAACCTCTCTCATCCATGACATGTCCGCCGTTAACGCCATCATCGAATTCTCTGTCATCCATGGAAATCTCCCCTATGCTCTATCCGTGTTTGAAACAACTCCGAATCCAACTCTCTTTGCCAAGAATTTCATGATCCGAGGCCACGCACAGAGCGAATTCCCTCTATCGGCGATAACTTTCTACGTTCGGATGCTGAGTGAAGGTTTTGAGTTCAACAAATTTGGTTTCTCGTTCTTGATCCAAGCATGTTTGAGATCACAAGCGGCTGAAGAAGGGAAACAAATCCACGGCCAGATCTTGAAGTTTGGGGAGATTGACGCTCATCTGGCAAGCTCCATTATCTGTTTCTACTCGGAAATTCAAGATCTAGACTCTGCTCATCGAGCTTTTGAGTCAGACCTTGGATCCATCGCTTCTTGGAATGCGATGATCGATGGGTATTCAAAATCTGGGGACATGGAAATGGCTCGGAgactgttcgatgaaatgccccaAAAGACACTAATTGCTTGGACGGCATTGATTACAGGTTTTGTGCATTTGGGGAGATTTATAGAGGCTTTGGAGGTTTTTGAAACCATGCAGAGGTCCGGATTTAGGCCTGATGAGCGGACATTAGTGAGTGTGCTTCCTTCAATATCTCACTTGGGTGCGCTCAGTTTGGGAAAATGGGTGCATTCTTATGCTGAGAATTCAGGTATGGAATCGAGTATCTTCCTGAGATCAGCACTAGTGGACATGTATTCCAAGTGTGGTAGTATAGAAAATGCACTAGAGTTATTTGagaagatgggacccacaaaacggAATGTGGTGATGTGGAATGCGATGATTGGTGGATTGGCGATGCATGGACATGGAAGGGATGCATTGGAGCTATTCCAGGAGATGCTAGCAAGCGGCACAAAGCCTACTGATGTTACATTTGTAGGTGTGCTGAGGGCGTGTAGTCATGCAGGGATGGTGGATAAAGGGTTGAAGTACTTTGAGGCAATGAAGGACTTGTATGAGCTCGAACCAACAACAGAGcattatgggtgcatggttgatCTTTTGGGTCGTGCTGGACGGTTGCAAGAAGCGGAAGGGTTGGTGAGGAGTATGAGTGGGCAGCCGGATGTGGTGGTCTTGAAGACCCTTCTAGGTGCATGTAGGGTCTATGGGAATGTCGACATAGGTGAGCGCATTGGTAGAGAACTTCTTGAATTAGCTTCTGATGATAGTAGTTGTTATGTGCTTCTAGCAAATCTGTATGCATCTGTAGGCAGATGGGTGGATGCTGGCAAAGTGAGAAACTTGATGAAAGAAAGGGGAGTGAAGAAGATAGCTGGTTGTAGTTCGATTGAATTGGATAATGTGGCCCATGAGTTCCACGCAGGGGACATGTCTCATCCTCGGATCAAAGAGATATATGCTAAAGTAGAGGAGATGGGGCAAAGGTCGAAGGTCGAAGAAGGTTATACCCCTGATACCTCTCAAGTGTTGGCTGATATCGATGAGGAAGAGAAGGAGACTGCATTATATCGTCACAGTGAAAAGTTAGCAATTGCTTTTGGCTTGATAAATACTATCCCAGGCAGCACTATACGCATAGTGAAAAACCTTAGGGTCTGCCTTGATTGCCACTCTGTTACAAAACTTGTATCAAAACTTTACGATCGTGAAATCATTGTTAGGGATCAAAACCGCTTCCATCATTTCAAGAATGGAGTATGCTCGTGCAATGAATATTGGTGA